One Ensifer adhaerens genomic window, CGACGAGGCCGGCAACCAGCTGCCCTACATCAACGAGCTTCACTACAAGCTCTCGACCTGGGCCGACCGCGACGTTCAGGCGATCGCCGGTTCCGCCGATCTCTCCAACCTCGAGCAGCCGGAAAACTTCGTCGAATCGCTGAAGCGCGCGGCGCAGGACACCGCACCCGCCCGTCTTGCCTTCGGCCCACGCCTCATCGGCTACAATCTGCACATGAACTTCTCGGCCAATGGTTGGGGCGAGCCGGATGAGCGGGCCCAGGCCGTGCGCGAACTCAATCGCAACGAGGATTTCCGCAAGGCGGTCACCATGGCGGTCGACCGCAAGAAGCTCGGCGAAGCCCTGGTGAAGGGCCCGTTCACGGCGATCTATCCGGGCGGTCTTTCGTCAGGCACCAGCTTCTATGACCGGCAATCGACCGTCTATTACCCCTTCGACCTCGACGGCGCCAAGGCGCTGCTCGACAAGGCGGGGTTGAAGGACACGGACGGCAACGGCTTCGTCAACTTCCCGGAGGGCAAGGCCGGTGGCAAGGACGTCGAAATCGTGCTGCTGATCGACAACAGCTATGCGACCGACCGCAACCTCGCCGAAGGCATTATCGGCCAGATGGAAAAGCTCGGCCTTCGTGTCGTCCTGAATTCGCTCGACGGCAAGCAGCGTGACGCGGCCAACTATGCCGGTCGTTTCGACTGGATGGTTCATCGCAATGGGCCGGAATACGCATCCGTCGTGCAGAACACGCCGCAGCTTGGCGCAACGGGTCCGCGCACCAGCTGGCACCACCGCGCGCCGGAGGGCGGTGAGGTCGATCTGATGCCGTTCGAAAAGGAGCTTGTCGACACCATCAACAAGTTCATCGCCAGCAACGACAATGCCGAGCGCGTGGCGCTGATGAAAGAGTACCAGAAGATCGCGACGACGAACCTCGATACGATCGGCCTTACCGAATATCCGGGCGCGCTGATCATCAACAAGCGTTTCGCCAACGTTCCGACGGGCGCGCCGATCTTCATGTTCAACTGGGCGGAGGACACGATCATGCGCGAGCGCCTGTTCGTTCCATCCGACAAGCAGGGTGACTTCGAGCTCTTTGCCGAGCAGCTCCCGGGCAAGCCCGGTGAGAAGGGCCTGAGCAACTAAAGCAACCGCTCCTCCGGTTGAAAGGCCGGAGGAGCGCTCGATCACCCCAACGACAGAAGGAAACGGCATGTTCAGGTTTCTGCTTGTCCGCATCGCCTCTGCCATTCCGGTGCTTTTGGTGTTGAGCGTAGCGACGTTCGCCATCATCCAGGCCCCCCCCGGAGACTATAGCGATTACATCCGCTCGCAGCTGATCAACCAGGGCGGCGCGTCCTATGAGGAAGCGGAAGCCCAGGCGCAGGCCTACCGCAAGGAACATGGCCTCGATCAGCCGATGGCGGTGCAATACGTCAACTGGATGACCGGCATCCTGACGCGCGGCGATTTCGGCCA contains:
- a CDS encoding ABC transporter substrate-binding protein, coding for MTSHRLTKMASLLLVGISTFALQAAASDPTVVPEQPPFPAQGKITYVPRDSIAEFKALPEYKEPAWVTEKYVKAGKLPPVAERLPKEPMVFKTGNMPDGVGVYGDTLRHVIGGRPEGWNYSAGQSQGWGGIDIGMSECLTRTAPLFQVEANDVEPLPNLARSWDWSADGHKLTMHLVEGAKWSDGDLFDADDVMFYWDDNVLDPNVSPLNGATPETFGVGTTLKKIDQYTVEWTFKEAFPRQHLYAMAYGTFCPGPSHILKAKHPKYAGTTYDQYKNAFPPEYMNIPVMGAWVPVAYRPDDIIVLRRNPYYWKVDEAGNQLPYINELHYKLSTWADRDVQAIAGSADLSNLEQPENFVESLKRAAQDTAPARLAFGPRLIGYNLHMNFSANGWGEPDERAQAVRELNRNEDFRKAVTMAVDRKKLGEALVKGPFTAIYPGGLSSGTSFYDRQSTVYYPFDLDGAKALLDKAGLKDTDGNGFVNFPEGKAGGKDVEIVLLIDNSYATDRNLAEGIIGQMEKLGLRVVLNSLDGKQRDAANYAGRFDWMVHRNGPEYASVVQNTPQLGATGPRTSWHHRAPEGGEVDLMPFEKELVDTINKFIASNDNAERVALMKEYQKIATTNLDTIGLTEYPGALIINKRFANVPTGAPIFMFNWAEDTIMRERLFVPSDKQGDFELFAEQLPGKPGEKGLSN